A stretch of the Anaeromyxobacter sp. genome encodes the following:
- a CDS encoding inositol monophosphatase codes for MREAAELLAGCAAAAQAGAAVLRARWGQARTIDKKGTIDLVTDADRASEAAVLALLAERFPGAAVLAEESGASGGASGGLRFVVDPLDGTTNYAHGLPHFAVTVAASDAHGVVAGATCDPLRGELFLASRGGGATLGGVPLRCSGCAEVGEALLVTGFPYDVFQRHEVLLRVFGAAVTRARGVRRLGSAALDLAYVAAGRFDGFWEARLKPWDLAAGLLLAREAGAVVTDLEGGDRVLESGGVVAASPALQPRLLALIHQASRGEPM; via the coding sequence GTGCGGGAGGCGGCGGAGCTGCTGGCGGGGTGCGCCGCGGCGGCGCAGGCGGGCGCGGCGGTGCTGCGGGCCCGATGGGGCCAGGCCCGCACCATCGACAAGAAGGGGACCATCGACCTCGTCACCGACGCCGACCGGGCCAGCGAGGCGGCGGTGCTGGCGCTGCTGGCCGAGCGCTTCCCGGGGGCGGCGGTGCTGGCCGAGGAGTCGGGCGCCTCGGGCGGCGCCAGCGGCGGGCTGCGCTTCGTGGTCGACCCGCTCGACGGCACCACCAACTACGCCCACGGCCTGCCGCACTTCGCCGTCACGGTGGCGGCCAGCGACGCCCACGGGGTGGTGGCCGGGGCCACCTGCGACCCCCTGCGCGGCGAGCTCTTCCTGGCCTCGCGCGGCGGCGGCGCCACCCTGGGCGGCGTGCCGCTGCGCTGCTCCGGCTGCGCCGAGGTGGGCGAGGCGCTGCTGGTGACCGGCTTCCCGTACGACGTGTTCCAGCGGCACGAGGTGCTGCTGCGGGTCTTCGGCGCCGCGGTGACCCGGGCGCGCGGGGTGCGGCGCCTCGGGTCGGCGGCGCTCGACCTGGCCTACGTGGCGGCCGGCCGCTTCGACGGCTTCTGGGAGGCCCGGCTCAAGCCCTGGGACCTGGCGGCCGGCCTCCTGCTGGCGCGGGAGGCCGGGGCGGTGGTGACCGACCTCGAGGGCGGCGACCGGGTGCTGGAGAGCGGCGGGGTGGTGGCGGCGTCGCCAGCGCTGCAGCCCAGGCTGCTGGCGCTCATCCACCAGGCCTCGCGGGGTGAGCCCATGTGA
- the mpl gene encoding UDP-N-acetylmuramate:L-alanyl-gamma-D-glutamyl-meso-diaminopimelate ligase, with amino-acid sequence MVDWSKVKRVHLIGVCGTGMGSFAGMLKAAGHEVTGSDENVYPPMSTQLERWGIEAMSGYAAQNLDRARPDLVIVGNVVRQVNPEAVAMRERGLPHLSFPAALGERFIAPRHGVVVVGTHGKTTTSAMLGFLLHHAGRDPSFLVGGVTRDFESNYRLGAGPHFVVEGDEYDTAYFDKGPKFLHYRPRTAIFTSCELDHADIYRDEAHYEAAFERFADLMPPDGFLAACASYESVLRIAGRARCRVETYAVDRPGADWEARGLRLGADGARFTLSRQGAPLAEVLLPVGGAHNVENALGVAAAATALGLSPAEIAAGLAAFHGVKRRQEVRGVAGGVTVVDDFAHHPRAVQKTLAAIQGGHPGARLLACFEPRSNTSRRNLHQADYAAAATWSGAAGVFLLTPAPTDRVPESERLDVAAVCRELTAAGTPAATFAEVDALVAAVAAQARPGDVVVAMSNGAFGGVWGKLLAALGRS; translated from the coding sequence GTGGTCGACTGGTCCAAGGTGAAGCGGGTGCACCTCATCGGCGTGTGCGGCACGGGCATGGGCTCGTTCGCCGGCATGCTCAAGGCGGCCGGGCACGAGGTGACCGGCTCGGACGAGAACGTCTACCCGCCCATGTCCACCCAGCTCGAGCGCTGGGGCATCGAGGCCATGAGCGGCTACGCCGCCCAGAACCTCGACCGGGCCCGGCCGGACCTGGTCATCGTGGGCAACGTGGTCCGCCAGGTGAACCCCGAGGCCGTCGCCATGCGCGAGCGGGGCCTGCCGCACCTCTCCTTCCCGGCGGCGCTGGGCGAGCGGTTCATCGCCCCGCGCCACGGCGTGGTGGTGGTGGGCACCCACGGCAAGACCACCACCTCGGCGATGCTCGGCTTCCTGCTGCACCACGCCGGCCGCGACCCGTCCTTCCTGGTGGGGGGCGTGACCCGCGACTTCGAGTCCAACTACCGGCTGGGCGCCGGCCCCCACTTCGTGGTCGAGGGGGACGAGTACGACACCGCCTACTTCGACAAGGGGCCCAAGTTCCTGCACTACCGGCCGCGCACCGCCATCTTCACCAGCTGCGAGCTGGACCACGCCGACATCTACCGCGACGAGGCCCACTACGAGGCGGCCTTCGAGCGGTTCGCCGACCTCATGCCCCCGGACGGCTTCCTGGCGGCCTGCGCCTCCTATGAGAGCGTGCTGCGCATCGCTGGCCGGGCCCGCTGCCGGGTGGAGACCTACGCGGTGGATCGGCCAGGGGCCGACTGGGAGGCGCGCGGCCTCCGCCTGGGGGCGGACGGGGCCCGCTTCACGCTGAGTCGCCAGGGCGCCCCGCTGGCGGAGGTGCTCCTGCCGGTGGGCGGCGCCCACAACGTGGAGAACGCGCTCGGCGTGGCCGCCGCGGCCACGGCGCTGGGGCTCTCGCCCGCCGAGATCGCCGCCGGGCTGGCGGCCTTCCACGGCGTGAAGCGCCGCCAGGAGGTGCGCGGCGTGGCCGGCGGCGTCACCGTGGTGGACGACTTCGCCCACCACCCCCGGGCGGTCCAGAAGACCCTGGCCGCCATCCAGGGCGGCCACCCCGGGGCGCGGCTGCTGGCCTGCTTCGAGCCGCGCTCCAACACCAGCCGGCGCAACCTGCACCAGGCCGACTATGCCGCCGCCGCCACCTGGAGCGGCGCGGCGGGCGTCTTCCTGCTCACCCCGGCCCCCACCGACCGGGTGCCGGAGTCGGAGCGGCTCGACGTGGCGGCCGTCTGCCGTGAGCTCACGGCGGCCGGCACCCCGGCCGCGACCTTCGCCGAGGTGGACGCCCTGGTGGCCGCGGTGGCGGCCCAGGCCCGCCCCGGCGACGTGGTGGTGGCCATGTCCAACGGCGCCTTCGGCGGCGTCTGGGGGAAGCTGCTGGCGGCGCTCGGGCGGAGCTGA
- a CDS encoding TlpA family protein disulfide reductase: protein MTWRTLRTVALLALAGCATGRSSLVVSPLLGKPAEVVAPDLQGREVRLSDSPGTVRVVDFWATWCTPCREQLPALEVLARAHAAEGLRVYGVSVDEDLAQVKAYLAATPFDFPVLWDKGGARHTERLDVQRLPTTLVIDRAGLVRFVHQGYEAKNAAELAREVKLLLAEPVPAG, encoded by the coding sequence ATGACCTGGCGCACCCTGCGTACCGTCGCCCTCCTCGCCCTGGCCGGCTGCGCCACCGGCCGGTCCTCCTTGGTGGTCTCACCCCTCCTGGGCAAGCCGGCGGAGGTGGTGGCGCCCGACCTGCAGGGGCGGGAGGTGCGGCTCTCCGACTCGCCGGGCACGGTCCGGGTGGTCGACTTCTGGGCCACCTGGTGCACGCCCTGCCGCGAGCAGCTGCCGGCGCTCGAGGTGCTCGCCCGGGCGCACGCCGCCGAGGGGCTGCGGGTCTACGGCGTCTCGGTGGACGAGGACCTGGCCCAGGTGAAGGCCTACCTGGCGGCCACCCCCTTCGACTTCCCGGTGCTGTGGGACAAGGGCGGCGCCCGCCACACCGAGCGCCTCGACGTGCAGCGCCTGCCCACCACCCTGGTGATCGACCGGGCCGGGCTGGTCCGCTTCGTCCACCAGGGGTACGAGGCGAAGAACGCCGCGGAGCTGGCGCGCGAGGTGAAGCTGCTGCTGGCCGAGCCGGTCCCGGCCGGCTGA
- a CDS encoding beta-lactamase family protein: protein MAELAAVTQVLEQGRAEGVAAALSAVVARRGELVHQGWYGTLPAPGLRPLGPDDLFDVASLTKVLCTTTLATQAVAEGLLDLDAPAAGWLHGFEAEGKERVTVRQLLAHSSGLAWWRPWHQLVAGDPEAGVVFRPPAARPPFGALSGPFSVGRALVTSALLHEPLEAPPGTRAVYSDPGFMALGMVVERALGGRLPTLFQARVAHPLGLAATLFVDGLEPAATLARLAGRACAPTGFSEAREERLQGTVNDDNAWAMGGAAGHAGLFSTAADVAAIGQAWLDALAGRASVVPPEAALFAARDATPGSARALGWDTPSGEASSLGTRLGLGRRGGLGHLGFTGCSLWLDLDEELVAVLLTNHVHPVGVHKGRMLALRRRFHDAVAGGCGVG from the coding sequence GTGGCGGAGCTGGCGGCGGTCACCCAGGTGCTGGAGCAGGGGCGCGCCGAGGGCGTGGCCGCGGCGCTCTCGGCCGTGGTGGCGCGGCGCGGCGAGCTGGTGCACCAGGGCTGGTACGGCACGCTGCCCGCCCCGGGCCTGCGCCCGCTCGGGCCGGACGATCTGTTCGACGTGGCCTCGCTGACCAAGGTGCTGTGCACCACCACGCTGGCCACCCAGGCGGTGGCCGAGGGGCTGCTCGACCTGGACGCGCCGGCGGCCGGCTGGCTCCACGGCTTCGAGGCGGAGGGCAAGGAGCGCGTCACGGTGCGGCAGCTGCTGGCCCACTCGAGCGGGCTGGCCTGGTGGCGCCCCTGGCACCAGCTGGTGGCCGGCGACCCGGAGGCCGGGGTGGTCTTCCGGCCGCCGGCGGCCCGCCCCCCCTTCGGCGCGCTGTCCGGTCCCTTCTCGGTGGGGCGCGCCCTCGTGACCTCGGCGCTGCTGCACGAGCCGCTGGAGGCTCCGCCCGGGACCCGGGCCGTCTACTCCGATCCGGGCTTCATGGCGCTCGGGATGGTGGTGGAGCGGGCCCTGGGCGGCCGGCTGCCGACGCTCTTCCAGGCCCGGGTGGCCCACCCGCTCGGCCTGGCCGCCACCCTCTTCGTGGACGGGCTGGAGCCGGCCGCCACGCTGGCGCGGCTGGCCGGCCGGGCCTGCGCCCCCACCGGCTTCAGCGAGGCCCGCGAGGAGCGGCTGCAAGGCACCGTCAACGACGACAACGCCTGGGCCATGGGCGGGGCCGCCGGCCACGCCGGGCTCTTCTCCACCGCCGCCGACGTGGCGGCCATCGGCCAGGCCTGGCTGGACGCCCTGGCCGGGCGCGCCTCGGTGGTGCCGCCCGAGGCCGCGCTCTTCGCCGCCCGCGACGCCACCCCGGGCTCGGCGCGGGCGCTCGGCTGGGACACGCCCAGCGGCGAGGCCTCCAGCCTGGGCACGCGCCTGGGGCTGGGGCGGCGAGGCGGCCTGGGCCACCTGGGGTTCACCGGCTGCTCGCTCTGGCTGGACCTGGACGAGGAGCTGGTGGCGGTGCTGCTCACCAACCACGTCCACCCGGTGGGCGTGCACAAGGGGCGGATGCTGGCGCTGCGGCGCAGGTTCCACGACGCGGTGGCCGGGGGCTGCGGGGTCGGGTGA
- a CDS encoding LD-carboxypeptidase: MRPPPLVPGDVVRVVAPSSPFDPAPFEAGLAVLRDRLGLRPRHRADLSSRTGYLAGGDARRLEEWREAVGDAEARAIFCARGGYGVMRLLPHLDPAPLLARPKILVGFSDVTALHALLNRAGLATVHGPVVTQLGRAPDDAIEHLAALLTGRAPPAGPWSAPAPGAGLVGTATLVPGRASGPLLGGSLTLLAALCGTPYLPPLDGAILVLEDVGERPYRLDRTLTQLRLAGALDHLAGVAVGQLTACDDGDGAAAEVVRQLVRALGVPAIEGLPVGHEDRNLALPLGPRATLVAPGPGEEGPPRLLFDEGATATPPPTRLAPREA; encoded by the coding sequence ATCCGCCCTCCGCCGCTCGTGCCCGGTGACGTGGTCCGGGTGGTGGCCCCGTCGAGCCCCTTCGACCCGGCGCCCTTCGAGGCCGGGCTGGCGGTGCTGCGCGATCGGCTGGGGCTGCGGCCGCGCCACCGCGCCGACCTGTCGTCCCGCACCGGCTACCTGGCCGGCGGCGACGCCCGGCGCCTGGAGGAGTGGCGCGAGGCGGTCGGGGACGCCGAGGCGCGGGCCATCTTCTGCGCCCGCGGCGGCTACGGCGTGATGCGCCTGCTGCCCCACCTCGACCCGGCGCCGCTGCTGGCCCGCCCCAAGATCCTGGTGGGCTTCTCCGACGTGACCGCCCTGCACGCCCTGCTCAACCGCGCCGGCCTGGCCACCGTGCACGGGCCGGTGGTGACGCAGCTGGGGCGCGCCCCCGACGACGCCATCGAGCACCTGGCCGCGCTGCTCACGGGGCGGGCCCCGCCCGCCGGCCCGTGGTCCGCGCCGGCGCCGGGGGCCGGACTGGTCGGCACCGCCACGCTGGTGCCGGGCCGCGCCTCGGGGCCGCTCCTGGGCGGCTCGCTCACGCTGCTGGCCGCCCTGTGCGGCACGCCGTACCTGCCCCCGCTCGACGGCGCCATCCTGGTGCTGGAGGACGTGGGCGAGCGCCCCTACCGGCTCGACCGCACCCTGACGCAGCTGCGCCTGGCCGGCGCGCTCGACCACCTGGCCGGCGTGGCGGTGGGCCAGCTCACCGCCTGCGACGACGGCGACGGCGCCGCCGCCGAGGTGGTGCGCCAGCTGGTGCGGGCCCTCGGCGTGCCGGCCATCGAGGGGCTGCCGGTGGGCCACGAGGACCGCAACCTGGCCCTGCCGCTCGGTCCGCGGGCCACCCTGGTGGCGCCCGGACCCGGCGAGGAGGGGCCGCCGCGCCTGCTCTTCGACGAGGGGGCCACCGCCACCCCGCCGCCCACGCGCCTGGCCCCGCGGGAGGCCTGA
- a CDS encoding histone deacetylase, whose translation MPLRALGRRLLGLLARRPVTLWHDPRYRLPLSGVEASAGIEPRRADFAAWWLATSGAVPRQRILVPARLPIAELARVHTPRLLESLGRPEALASIFGVDPGEVAVDELMDTIRLACGGTLEATRETLRSGHPSLNLLGGFHHAGPDAAGGFCPVNDVSVAIASLRADGFRGQVVILDLDAHPPDGLAACHAGDPTVFVGSLSGSDWGPLAEVDETVLPEGCPDDPYLSALDGLLSRAPRPALAYVIAGGDVLAGDRMGRLGLTLRGARRRDLAVSRWLAGVPQVWLPGGGYTRDAWRALAGTGLAIATGSLRPIPPDADPLSSRFAGISAGLSQLELGDSGELTAEDVEEALGLRPERQRLLLGFYTASGMELAFHRYGVFQQLSRLGYADFRVAFDQGGAGERLRLTGVADGQTHVLIEAILEKRRCLGVPVLYIHWLSLRHPRARFSERRPQLPGQEAPGLGLAREAGTMLALMAIRLGLGGVAFRPAHYHSAFTARHAFTFVDPARQGRFEALMRDLADQPLLQATRAVSEGRVLMNGAPYTWEAEEMVYWLRESPAEPGETERERSETTFALAPGPALPLPPCPAAGGPADRPGAG comes from the coding sequence ATGCCGCTGCGCGCCCTCGGCCGCCGGCTGCTCGGCCTGCTGGCGCGCCGCCCGGTGACGCTGTGGCACGACCCGCGCTACCGGCTCCCCCTCTCCGGCGTGGAGGCCTCGGCCGGCATCGAGCCGCGCCGGGCCGACTTCGCCGCCTGGTGGCTGGCCACCTCGGGGGCCGTGCCGCGCCAGCGCATCCTGGTCCCGGCGCGCCTGCCCATCGCCGAGCTGGCGCGGGTCCACACGCCCCGCCTGCTCGAGTCGCTGGGCCGCCCCGAGGCGCTGGCCTCCATCTTCGGCGTGGACCCCGGGGAGGTGGCGGTGGACGAGCTGATGGACACCATCCGGCTGGCCTGCGGCGGCACCCTGGAGGCCACCCGCGAGACGCTGCGCTCCGGCCACCCGTCGCTCAACCTGCTGGGCGGCTTCCACCACGCCGGGCCCGACGCCGCCGGCGGCTTCTGCCCGGTCAACGACGTCTCGGTGGCCATCGCCTCGCTGCGCGCCGACGGCTTCCGGGGGCAGGTGGTGATCCTGGACCTGGACGCCCACCCGCCCGACGGCCTGGCCGCCTGCCACGCCGGCGACCCCACGGTCTTCGTCGGCTCGCTCTCCGGCTCGGACTGGGGGCCGCTGGCGGAGGTGGACGAGACGGTGCTGCCCGAGGGCTGCCCGGACGACCCCTACCTCTCGGCGCTGGACGGCCTGCTCTCGCGCGCCCCGCGCCCGGCCCTGGCCTACGTCATCGCCGGCGGCGACGTGCTGGCCGGCGACCGGATGGGGCGGCTCGGCCTGACCCTGCGCGGCGCGCGCCGGCGCGACCTCGCGGTGTCGCGCTGGCTCGCCGGCGTGCCGCAGGTCTGGCTGCCGGGCGGGGGCTACACGCGCGACGCCTGGCGCGCGCTGGCCGGCACCGGGCTGGCCATCGCCACCGGCTCGCTGCGCCCCATCCCCCCCGACGCCGACCCGCTCTCGTCGCGCTTCGCCGGCATCTCGGCCGGGCTCTCGCAGCTGGAGCTGGGTGACTCCGGCGAGCTGACCGCCGAGGACGTGGAGGAGGCGCTGGGGCTGCGCCCCGAGCGGCAGCGGCTGCTGCTGGGGTTCTACACGGCCTCCGGCATGGAGCTGGCGTTCCACCGCTACGGCGTCTTCCAGCAGCTGTCGCGCCTGGGCTACGCCGACTTCCGGGTGGCCTTCGACCAGGGCGGCGCCGGCGAGCGGCTGCGGCTCACCGGCGTGGCGGACGGCCAGACCCATGTGCTCATCGAGGCCATCCTGGAGAAGCGGCGCTGCCTGGGGGTGCCGGTGCTCTACATCCACTGGCTCAGCCTGCGCCACCCGCGCGCCCGCTTCAGCGAGCGGCGCCCGCAGCTGCCGGGGCAGGAGGCGCCCGGGCTCGGCCTGGCGCGCGAGGCCGGCACCATGCTGGCGCTGATGGCCATCCGGCTCGGGCTGGGCGGCGTGGCCTTCCGGCCGGCCCACTACCACTCGGCCTTCACGGCCCGCCACGCCTTCACCTTCGTGGACCCGGCGCGGCAGGGGCGCTTCGAGGCCCTGATGCGCGACCTGGCCGACCAGCCGCTGCTGCAGGCCACCCGGGCGGTGAGCGAGGGGCGGGTCCTCATGAACGGCGCGCCGTACACCTGGGAGGCCGAGGAGATGGTCTACTGGCTGCGCGAGTCGCCGGCCGAGCCTGGCGAGACGGAGCGCGAGCGGTCCGAGACCACCTTCGCCCTGGCCCCCGGCCCGGCGCTCCCCCTCCCGCCGTGCCCCGCCGCGGGCGGACCGGCGGACCGGCCCGGCGCGGGCTGA